The proteins below come from a single Chryseobacterium bernardetii genomic window:
- a CDS encoding translation initiation factor yields the protein MDLRDQLKNLFPEHEEQDFEMPEEEFKQKEPLVCKFEKKGRNGKPVTIVEGWEGSDEDLKKISKKIKTTLGIGGSEKDGTIIIQGDNRDKIMAILKDMGYKTKRVGG from the coding sequence ATGGACTTACGTGATCAACTGAAGAATCTTTTTCCTGAACATGAAGAGCAGGATTTTGAAATGCCTGAAGAAGAATTCAAGCAGAAAGAGCCATTGGTGTGCAAATTTGAGAAGAAAGGAAGAAATGGTAAACCTGTAACAATTGTTGAGGGTTGGGAAGGCAGTGATGAAGATCTGAAAAAGATCTCCAAGAAAATAAAAACCACCTTAGGAATAGGCGGTTCTGAAAAGGACGGAACGATTATCATTCAGGGAGACAACCGTGATAAAATAATGGCTATCCTTAAAGATATGGGGTATAAAACCAAACGTGTTGGCGGATAG
- a CDS encoding acyl-ACP desaturase — protein MYQKLVRKEVMGILEKEVGSFLEKFLTPIEKIWQPSDYLPDPSSEEFKHDLEEIQTFAREMPYDLFVTLIGDCITEEALPSYESWLMGVEGIDQEEKVGWANWVRAWTAEENRHGDLLNKYLYLCGRVNMREVEITTQYLINDGFDLGTSMDPYRNFIYTSFQETATNISHRRVGTLAKQSGNGKLAKMCGVIAADEARHAKAYKHFVAKILEIDPSEMILAFEDMMRKKIVMPAHLMRQSGQKAGELWGHFSDAAQRCMVYTGQDYINIMKDLLDEWKIEHVKGLTEKAEKAQEYLMKLPERLQKITDRVSTPDLQFQFNWVKS, from the coding sequence ATGTATCAAAAGCTTGTTAGGAAAGAAGTAATGGGAATATTGGAAAAGGAAGTAGGTTCTTTTCTTGAGAAATTTTTAACGCCAATTGAAAAAATCTGGCAGCCTTCCGATTATTTACCAGATCCTTCAAGCGAAGAATTTAAGCATGATCTTGAAGAAATTCAGACGTTTGCCCGTGAAATGCCTTATGACCTGTTTGTAACATTAATCGGAGACTGTATTACGGAAGAAGCCCTTCCATCTTACGAATCATGGTTAATGGGAGTTGAAGGAATAGACCAGGAAGAAAAAGTAGGCTGGGCAAACTGGGTAAGAGCATGGACGGCTGAAGAAAACAGACACGGAGACCTGCTGAATAAATACCTTTACCTTTGTGGTAGAGTAAATATGCGAGAAGTTGAAATTACTACTCAATATCTTATTAATGATGGATTTGACTTGGGGACAAGCATGGATCCATACAGAAACTTTATTTACACAAGCTTCCAGGAAACAGCAACCAATATCTCTCACAGAAGAGTAGGAACATTGGCAAAACAGTCTGGAAACGGAAAATTAGCGAAAATGTGTGGTGTAATTGCAGCTGATGAAGCCAGACACGCAAAAGCTTATAAACATTTCGTAGCTAAAATCCTTGAAATAGATCCATCGGAAATGATCCTTGCCTTTGAAGATATGATGCGTAAGAAGATTGTAATGCCGGCTCACCTGATGAGACAGTCTGGCCAGAAGGCAGGAGAGCTTTGGGGACATTTCTCAGATGCTGCACAAAGATGTATGGTATATACAGGTCAGGATTATATCAATATTATGAAGGATCTGTTGGATGAATGGAAGATTGAGCATGTAAAAGGACTTACAGAAAAAGCAGAAAAAGCTCAGGAGTACCTGATGAAGCTTCCTGAAAGACTACAGAAGATTACAGACAGGGTTTCTACTCCGGATCTTCAGTTCCAGTTTAACTGGGTTAAAAGCTAA
- a CDS encoding alkaline phosphatase PhoX, translating to MKKKLLTIGALALLAGSTIQAQTIIFDKGTSWSYQDLDQAQPDAWKTQNYNISSWPVGNAPLGYGDPVTTTIHSGATGLITAYFAKDFNVNLSTLSDNMELGVMRDDGIVVYLNGEEVVRDNMPAGTITFNTLSSTTIDNAAESVYNIFSIPKSKFINGVNRISVELHNRSTGSSDLRIDAYLKTTSNTTPTPVVCNGSHISCFTSIVPTAQTGKLIIPAEHKYQLILKEGDSYTEGGGLVGGQNDFTAYVAKSGSSTNGYLSVNHETNPGGVTMAEVNYNAGAKLWQLTRSRAVSFSDPSLVQTIRNCSGGITPWGTVVTAEESVTSNDVNGDGYKDYGWLVEIDPATAQVVSKNADGSKGKLWQMGIMNHENVVINNAGTTAYYGEDGGTHMVYKYVMDTPNDLSSGNLYVLKLDQGLTAAGDPAATTATWVQVPNKTKADQNNTATLAQSLGGTRFNGVEDVDISPLDGKIYFTAKGLDKVYRLQDNGTTASQVETFVGGANTVYSFETSQGTKSEAWGDGNDNLTFDELGNLWVLQDGGKNYIWVIAPDHTQANPKVRLFASMPAGSEPTGLTFTPDHKFGFFSIQHPDSTISTDIDATGSMIDYRGKSATVVIALKENLGTQGSLGTIENGAAENTVNVAPNPTSGLVKINSPKGLKDISVTAYSMDSKIVYTKKFNGTHKTLDLDFAQQLEGSRVLILNIEAEGGFQKTVKLLKK from the coding sequence ATGAAGAAAAAACTACTAACAATTGGAGCGTTAGCTCTACTTGCCGGATCTACCATCCAGGCACAGACCATTATTTTTGATAAAGGAACATCCTGGAGTTACCAGGATCTTGATCAGGCCCAGCCTGATGCCTGGAAGACCCAAAACTATAACATCTCTTCATGGCCCGTAGGTAATGCACCATTAGGGTACGGAGATCCTGTTACAACTACTATTCATTCCGGAGCTACAGGGTTAATTACTGCTTATTTTGCTAAGGATTTTAATGTAAACCTTTCTACACTTTCCGATAATATGGAACTCGGGGTAATGAGGGATGATGGTATCGTAGTTTATCTTAACGGTGAGGAAGTAGTAAGAGATAATATGCCTGCAGGGACTATTACATTCAATACTTTATCCAGCACAACAATTGATAATGCGGCAGAGAGTGTATATAATATTTTCTCTATTCCGAAATCAAAATTTATAAACGGAGTGAACAGAATCTCTGTTGAGTTGCATAACAGAAGTACCGGCAGTTCAGATCTTAGAATTGATGCTTATCTGAAGACCACATCCAATACAACTCCTACGCCTGTTGTATGCAACGGATCACACATCAGCTGCTTTACTTCTATTGTTCCTACAGCACAAACAGGTAAACTGATCATTCCTGCAGAGCACAAGTATCAGCTTATTTTAAAAGAAGGTGACAGTTACACTGAAGGCGGAGGACTAGTAGGAGGGCAGAATGACTTTACAGCATATGTTGCTAAATCAGGAAGCAGCACAAACGGATACCTTTCTGTAAACCACGAAACCAATCCGGGGGGCGTTACAATGGCTGAGGTTAATTATAATGCAGGTGCCAAACTTTGGCAGCTGACGCGGTCACGAGCAGTAAGCTTTTCAGATCCTAGTTTAGTGCAGACCATCAGAAACTGTTCAGGGGGAATTACGCCTTGGGGAACGGTAGTCACAGCAGAAGAATCTGTAACATCCAATGACGTAAACGGTGATGGATACAAAGACTATGGGTGGCTTGTGGAAATTGATCCTGCAACAGCTCAGGTTGTTTCTAAAAATGCTGACGGTTCCAAAGGGAAACTTTGGCAGATGGGAATCATGAACCATGAAAATGTAGTGATTAACAATGCAGGAACAACAGCATATTATGGTGAAGACGGAGGTACTCACATGGTATATAAATATGTGATGGATACACCCAATGATCTTTCTTCAGGAAATCTTTATGTATTAAAGCTGGATCAGGGGCTAACAGCTGCAGGAGATCCGGCAGCCACTACTGCAACATGGGTTCAGGTACCCAATAAAACTAAAGCTGACCAAAACAATACAGCAACACTTGCTCAGTCTTTAGGAGGAACAAGGTTTAATGGAGTAGAAGATGTAGACATCAGCCCTCTGGATGGTAAGATCTATTTTACAGCAAAAGGGCTGGATAAGGTTTATCGTTTACAGGATAACGGAACTACAGCTTCTCAGGTGGAAACATTTGTAGGAGGGGCTAATACCGTATATTCTTTTGAAACTTCACAGGGAACGAAGTCTGAAGCCTGGGGTGATGGAAATGATAACCTTACGTTTGATGAGCTTGGGAACCTTTGGGTACTTCAGGATGGCGGTAAAAATTATATCTGGGTAATTGCTCCGGATCATACACAGGCCAATCCGAAAGTAAGACTTTTTGCTTCTATGCCGGCAGGATCTGAGCCTACAGGATTAACTTTTACACCTGATCATAAATTCGGTTTCTTCTCTATCCAGCATCCGGATTCTACTATCTCTACAGATATTGATGCTACAGGAAGTATGATTGATTACAGAGGAAAATCGGCTACAGTTGTGATTGCCCTTAAAGAAAACTTAGGAACGCAGGGCTCTTTAGGGACTATTGAAAATGGAGCTGCTGAAAACACAGTAAACGTAGCACCGAATCCTACTTCCGGACTTGTGAAGATCAATTCCCCAAAAGGCCTGAAAGACATTTCAGTAACCGCTTATAGTATGGACAGCAAAATTGTTTATACAAAGAAGTTCAACGGAACCCACAAAACACTAGATCTTGATTTTGCACAGCAATTAGAAGGATCCCGTGTTTTAATTCTGAATATTGAAGCAGAAGGAGGATTCCAGAAAACGGTAAAACTTTTAAAAAAATAA
- the gpmI gene encoding 2,3-bisphosphoglycerate-independent phosphoglycerate mutase: MSKKAILAILDGWGLGTNPEVSAIDKANTPFIDSCYQKFPHTTLEASGLAVGLPAGQMGNSEVGHMNLGAGRVVYQNLVKLNMAVENGTLGQEKVIQDAFDYAKKENKKVHFIGLVSNGGVHSHINHLKGLLTAAKEFGLNENVFVHAFTDGRDCDPHSGLGFIEELQNHMEATTGKLATVVGRYYAMDRDKRWERVKLAYDALVEGIGFQTTDALAAIKDSYDHNVTDEFLKPIILVNTTATGNIVPVAKIIEDDVVICFNFRTDRGREITEVLSQKDFPDYSMRKLNLYYITLTNYDKTFQNVQVVFDENVLTETMGEVLEKNGKTQIRIAETEKYPHVTFFFSGGREQEFNGEKRLLCPSPKDVPTYDLKPEMSAYDITNAIVPELEQGTADFVCLNFANTDMVGHTGVFEAAVKAAETVDACIEKVATAAYENGYAVFILADHGNSDVMLNPDGTPNTQHSTNLVPFIVMDKDHTWSLKPGKLGDVAPTILKVMGVEIPAAMTGDILVS, from the coding sequence ATGTCAAAAAAAGCAATATTAGCAATCCTTGACGGATGGGGATTGGGAACAAACCCTGAAGTTTCTGCCATAGACAAAGCCAATACACCATTTATAGATAGCTGTTATCAAAAATTTCCACATACCACCCTTGAAGCAAGTGGTTTAGCAGTGGGGCTTCCTGCAGGACAGATGGGGAATTCCGAAGTAGGACACATGAATCTTGGGGCTGGAAGAGTTGTTTACCAAAATCTGGTAAAACTCAATATGGCCGTCGAAAACGGAACCCTTGGACAGGAAAAAGTGATCCAGGATGCTTTTGATTACGCTAAAAAAGAAAATAAAAAAGTACATTTCATAGGATTGGTTTCCAATGGAGGAGTACATTCACACATCAATCACCTGAAAGGGCTACTGACCGCTGCCAAAGAATTCGGGTTAAATGAAAATGTCTTTGTACACGCATTTACAGACGGAAGAGACTGTGATCCGCATTCCGGATTAGGTTTTATTGAAGAACTTCAGAACCACATGGAAGCCACTACCGGAAAGCTGGCTACCGTAGTAGGAAGGTACTACGCAATGGATAGGGATAAAAGATGGGAGCGTGTGAAATTGGCCTATGATGCTCTTGTGGAAGGTATTGGATTTCAAACTACAGATGCATTGGCTGCGATCAAAGATTCATATGATCATAATGTAACAGATGAATTCCTTAAGCCCATCATTTTAGTCAACACCACTGCTACAGGAAACATTGTTCCGGTAGCGAAAATTATTGAAGACGATGTGGTGATCTGCTTCAACTTTCGTACAGACAGAGGTAGAGAAATTACAGAGGTTCTTTCGCAGAAAGACTTCCCTGATTACTCCATGAGAAAACTGAACCTTTATTATATTACATTAACCAATTATGACAAGACATTCCAGAATGTTCAGGTTGTATTTGATGAAAATGTATTAACAGAAACAATGGGTGAAGTATTGGAGAAGAATGGCAAAACCCAGATCAGAATTGCCGAAACTGAAAAATATCCACATGTTACTTTCTTCTTCTCAGGAGGAAGAGAACAGGAATTCAACGGAGAAAAAAGACTTCTATGTCCAAGCCCGAAAGACGTTCCTACTTATGATTTAAAACCTGAAATGTCCGCTTACGATATCACTAACGCTATTGTACCGGAACTTGAACAGGGGACTGCTGATTTTGTTTGTCTGAACTTTGCCAATACAGATATGGTAGGGCATACAGGAGTTTTTGAAGCCGCTGTAAAAGCTGCTGAGACAGTAGACGCATGTATCGAAAAAGTAGCCACTGCTGCTTACGAAAACGGATATGCGGTCTTCATCCTGGCAGACCACGGAAATTCAGATGTAATGCTGAATCCTGACGGAACACCTAATACCCAGCATTCAACCAATTTAGTTCCTTTTATTGTAATGGATAAAGACCATACTTGGAGCTTGAAACCAGGAAAACTTGGTGATGTAGCCCCTACAATCCTTAAAGTAATGGGGGTTGAAATACCAGCTGCAATGACAGGAGATATTTTAGTTAGCTAA
- a CDS encoding HlyD family secretion protein has product MNKNKTDKIIVRLTQWLGITLFIGIIIWGAVFFLKGYQYEYTNDAQVDAYLSPVNAKVGGYIHKIYYKDNQKVKKGDTLVVIEYDEYGLKRNAASAELMSSHAKIPILASNEETQIKSIEVIKAQLAGVKARLNQQQKEFDRYKNLLADESTTQQKFDNISTSLSITQADYDQAKASLQVAESKLNDLRVQRNAIEAEIKIKEALLQRQELDIRYTVITAPFDGQIGKKSIQEGQLIQPGQTLAFLVNRAEEKWVMANFKETQIEKFRIGQSVSIEVDAFPDKKFNGVIESLSPTTGSRYSLLPPDNATGNFVKIIQRIPVKIKLTDTPERLEKLSAGMNANVYVLKE; this is encoded by the coding sequence ATGAACAAAAATAAAACAGATAAAATTATAGTAAGGCTAACCCAATGGCTGGGAATAACATTATTTATCGGGATAATCATTTGGGGAGCTGTATTTTTCCTGAAAGGATATCAATATGAATATACCAATGACGCTCAGGTTGATGCATACCTGTCACCAGTAAATGCAAAAGTTGGCGGGTATATCCATAAAATTTATTATAAAGATAATCAGAAGGTTAAAAAAGGAGATACACTTGTGGTTATTGAATATGACGAGTATGGACTTAAAAGAAATGCCGCATCAGCAGAATTGATGAGCTCACATGCAAAAATACCTATTCTGGCCTCAAACGAAGAAACACAGATTAAAAGTATTGAAGTTATAAAAGCACAGTTGGCAGGGGTAAAAGCAAGACTGAACCAGCAGCAAAAAGAATTTGACCGTTATAAAAATCTGTTGGCCGATGAATCTACCACACAACAAAAATTCGATAACATCAGTACATCATTGTCTATCACACAAGCTGATTATGACCAGGCTAAAGCTTCTTTGCAGGTGGCAGAATCCAAATTAAATGATTTGAGAGTGCAGCGTAATGCGATAGAGGCAGAAATAAAAATAAAAGAAGCTCTTCTTCAGAGACAGGAACTGGATATAAGATATACTGTTATTACGGCACCATTTGACGGACAAATTGGTAAAAAAAGCATTCAGGAAGGTCAATTGATACAACCAGGCCAGACATTGGCATTTTTAGTCAATAGAGCTGAAGAAAAATGGGTGATGGCCAATTTTAAAGAAACACAAATTGAAAAATTTAGAATCGGACAATCAGTATCCATAGAAGTTGATGCTTTCCCGGATAAAAAATTTAATGGTGTAATTGAATCGCTTTCTCCAACCACTGGTTCCCGTTATTCATTGCTTCCTCCCGATAATGCCACCGGTAATTTTGTTAAAATCATTCAGCGTATTCCTGTTAAAATTAAACTCACAGATACACCCGAAAGGTTAGAAAAGCTTTCTGCAGGAATGAATGCAAATGTTTATGTTTTAAAAGAGTAA
- a CDS encoding DUF2268 domain-containing putative Zn-dependent protease (predicted Zn-dependent protease with a strongly conserved HExxH motif) yields the protein MKLLTNHLIAITLLAFGTINAQFTGDPLNAVLETKDAQNFWKAFDKMETSTANPFIEYIENGSPGVKSFINNRIINADSLYTTVKKNKEEYLKTRNVLNGIGAKDKKLKASYSALKYWYPKAKFSTVYFVYGRMNTGGNSSNEGISIGTELFKNLDGVVPLIVHEMVHFQQNNKGGETLLKQALTEGGADFIGEFVSGEPMNVKAFQYGEANSDKLYKEFVTRYKSDDFRDWFYWTSKKDDRPNDLGYWIGYKICEAYFNKQTDKHKAVYDILNIEDPFLFLKESGFLDSYIQAYAKEKNLKYDDFFKEFSGEPSPVTFVVSVPDKNDEVYIAGNQKELGSWNASSVKMERKSDLERTLTLKIYLPAQLKFTKGNWSQEANVEGLEKGQNIRIDKIKSKKLTYKINSWFKN from the coding sequence ATGAAACTATTAACCAATCACCTCATAGCAATCACTTTGTTAGCTTTCGGAACAATCAATGCCCAGTTTACAGGAGACCCTCTAAATGCGGTTTTAGAAACAAAAGACGCCCAAAATTTCTGGAAAGCCTTTGATAAAATGGAAACCTCCACAGCCAATCCTTTTATAGAATATATAGAAAACGGCTCACCCGGAGTAAAAAGCTTTATCAATAACCGTATCATTAATGCAGATTCTCTCTATACAACGGTGAAAAAAAATAAAGAAGAATACCTTAAAACCAGAAATGTATTAAACGGAATTGGTGCAAAGGATAAAAAGCTAAAAGCAAGTTACAGTGCTTTAAAATATTGGTATCCAAAAGCTAAATTTTCAACCGTCTATTTCGTCTACGGAAGAATGAATACAGGCGGGAATTCTTCCAATGAAGGAATTTCAATAGGAACCGAACTGTTTAAAAACCTGGATGGAGTAGTCCCTCTTATTGTTCATGAAATGGTCCATTTTCAGCAAAATAATAAAGGTGGGGAAACTTTATTAAAACAAGCTTTAACAGAAGGCGGTGCTGATTTTATCGGAGAATTTGTTTCCGGAGAGCCTATGAATGTGAAAGCATTTCAGTATGGTGAAGCCAATTCAGACAAACTGTATAAAGAATTCGTAACAAGATATAAAAGTGACGATTTCAGGGATTGGTTTTATTGGACTTCTAAAAAAGATGACAGACCCAATGATTTAGGATATTGGATAGGATATAAAATATGTGAAGCCTATTTCAATAAACAAACAGATAAACATAAAGCTGTTTATGATATTCTCAATATTGAAGATCCATTTTTATTTTTAAAAGAAAGCGGTTTTCTGGATTCTTACATCCAGGCGTATGCAAAAGAAAAGAACTTGAAGTATGATGATTTCTTTAAAGAATTTTCAGGTGAACCTTCACCGGTAACATTTGTAGTGAGTGTTCCCGATAAAAATGATGAGGTTTATATTGCCGGAAATCAGAAGGAGTTGGGGAGCTGGAATGCTTCTTCAGTGAAAATGGAGAGGAAAAGTGATCTTGAAAGAACGCTTACCTTAAAAATATATTTACCGGCGCAATTGAAATTTACCAAAGGAAACTGGAGTCAGGAAGCCAATGTAGAAGGCTTGGAAAAAGGGCAAAACATTAGAATCGACAAAATAAAATCAAAAAAGCTTACGTATAAGATTAATAGTTGGTTTAAAAATTAA
- a CDS encoding MFS transporter, whose protein sequence is MQARKIEISKPWVTEWMARAVIFIILMTCLFSFAFYSSPAAAMGFYGIQPADVQYGMVVMYGSTVAFLALDFRIVKYFEVRRYLLIALAINAICSVICFHSKDWTLFVICQFLQGITCALMSGIVLQLIFPRLQSVRARVIAYSLLYGSIQIAVPLYSIYTSVILYFFDFNWLFYGFNIILIILTAVVLLTMNSKARFTKKIPLYQVDWAGYLLYVSFILISGYVLVYGRQLGWFGSRLILILSLSNLAILFLFIIRELKIKRPLINLQIFKTKNFVVGLLLLFTFYIFKGSTGLAYGYLEVILGNHPLSTIPIWAAVILGTTLSMFITSRFVLLGFNLIRIIIVGFGIMAIYYAYMIQFVSVQGETSNFILPMFIYGVATGVLFVPIVSFTASSAPPKIAVNASLVGILARFTGFITSLAFSNELQLFTKSAVREKFRESITETNQQLPVTLLDIQNQYMNAGNDIYTSKTVSTGYFNQMVSHQILSRATRDYYDLMLAGIIFVMVILLLMPQLQNIFLKLRKSNIPY, encoded by the coding sequence ATGCAGGCACGTAAAATAGAAATTTCCAAACCATGGGTAACGGAGTGGATGGCAAGAGCTGTAATATTTATCATTCTGATGACCTGTCTGTTCAGTTTTGCCTTTTATAGCAGCCCGGCAGCAGCAATGGGATTTTATGGCATACAACCTGCCGATGTACAATATGGTATGGTGGTTATGTACGGCTCAACAGTAGCTTTCTTAGCATTGGATTTCCGTATTGTGAAGTATTTTGAAGTAAGAAGGTATTTACTCATAGCGCTCGCTATCAATGCCATATGTTCCGTTATTTGTTTTCATTCCAAAGACTGGACATTGTTTGTTATTTGCCAGTTCTTGCAGGGGATTACCTGTGCACTGATGTCGGGTATAGTGTTGCAGCTCATTTTTCCAAGATTACAGTCTGTTCGGGCCCGTGTGATCGCTTACAGCCTTCTTTACGGAAGCATACAGATTGCCGTACCACTGTATTCCATTTATACCAGTGTAATTCTCTATTTCTTTGATTTTAACTGGCTGTTTTACGGGTTCAATATCATACTCATCATCCTTACAGCTGTTGTATTGCTTACAATGAACAGCAAAGCAAGATTCACCAAAAAAATACCATTATATCAGGTGGATTGGGCAGGCTATCTTTTGTATGTCTCTTTTATTTTAATATCAGGATATGTACTTGTATACGGAAGACAATTAGGATGGTTTGGCAGCCGTTTAATACTTATTCTTAGTTTGAGTAATCTTGCGATTCTCTTTCTTTTTATCATCAGAGAGTTAAAAATTAAGCGGCCATTGATCAACTTACAGATTTTCAAAACAAAAAATTTTGTTGTTGGCCTTTTACTTCTTTTCACATTTTATATTTTCAAAGGAAGTACCGGACTTGCTTACGGTTATCTTGAGGTTATTTTAGGCAATCATCCGCTCAGCACTATTCCAATATGGGCTGCTGTTATTTTAGGAACCACTCTAAGTATGTTTATTACTTCCAGGTTTGTACTGCTTGGGTTTAACCTGATAAGGATTATTATTGTTGGTTTTGGAATTATGGCCATATATTATGCCTATATGATACAGTTTGTATCTGTACAGGGTGAAACAAGCAACTTCATCCTGCCTATGTTTATTTATGGTGTGGCTACTGGTGTTTTATTTGTTCCGATTGTTTCATTTACCGCATCATCAGCACCTCCTAAAATTGCTGTAAATGCTTCACTTGTTGGCATATTGGCAAGGTTTACCGGGTTTATAACCAGTTTGGCATTTAGCAATGAACTTCAATTATTTACAAAATCGGCAGTAAGGGAAAAGTTTAGGGAAAGCATAACGGAGACCAACCAGCAATTGCCGGTTACTTTACTGGACATTCAAAATCAGTATATGAACGCAGGGAATGATATATATACATCCAAAACGGTATCAACAGGATATTTTAACCAAATGGTAAGTCACCAGATACTTTCTCGTGCCACCCGGGATTATTATGATTTGATGCTGGCAGGTATAATTTTCGTAATGGTAATTTTACTTCTTATGCCCCAACTTCAAAACATTTTTTTGAAATTAAGAAAAAGCAATATCCCATATTAG
- a CDS encoding leucine-rich repeat domain-containing protein: MKKLFLLFSIVSLSQVNAQIDPVKYPTFTNIEEALESQKAVYSMSFREKGLFNIPPEIVKLDSLFFLNIMANKLEKMDQELFRLKELEFLNVNENSIKYIPDEISQLKKLTTFSMNLNSLTSINPNVAKLQNLKVVHFDANNLNTFPEALMDIPSLEEINLQGNQISFIADGLSRIKNLKFLNLANNQINDMGNLSFPKKIKYLELQQNAIVKLPENLYKAQELEFLNVSDNNITEISSGIRGLKKIVSMNLANNNLKDIPAEISQLKALKTLILIGNPIEKSKIEKLKALLPEVQVYF; the protein is encoded by the coding sequence ATGAAAAAGCTTTTCTTACTTTTTTCCATTGTATCACTTTCTCAGGTTAATGCTCAGATTGATCCTGTTAAATATCCTACTTTTACCAATATTGAAGAAGCCTTGGAGAGCCAAAAAGCCGTTTACAGTATGAGTTTCAGAGAAAAAGGATTATTTAATATTCCCCCTGAGATTGTGAAACTCGATTCATTATTCTTTTTAAATATAATGGCCAATAAGCTTGAGAAAATGGATCAGGAGCTATTTAGGTTAAAAGAACTGGAATTTTTAAATGTGAACGAAAACAGCATCAAATATATTCCTGATGAAATCAGTCAGTTAAAAAAGCTGACTACATTTTCTATGAACCTGAACAGCTTAACAAGCATTAACCCTAATGTTGCAAAACTGCAAAACCTTAAGGTGGTACATTTTGATGCTAATAATCTTAATACTTTCCCCGAGGCTCTGATGGATATTCCATCTTTAGAAGAAATAAATTTACAGGGAAATCAGATCAGTTTTATTGCTGACGGGCTGAGCCGGATCAAAAATCTGAAGTTTTTAAACCTGGCCAATAATCAAATCAATGATATGGGAAACCTTTCGTTTCCCAAAAAAATAAAATATCTTGAATTACAGCAGAATGCCATTGTAAAACTCCCTGAAAACCTTTATAAAGCACAGGAGCTTGAATTTCTTAATGTAAGTGACAACAATATCACAGAGATCTCATCCGGAATAAGAGGATTGAAAAAAATAGTCAGTATGAATCTGGCTAATAATAACCTGAAAGATATTCCTGCAGAAATCAGTCAGCTGAAAGCCCTGAAAACCCTTATTCTTATAGGGAATCCTATAGAAAAATCTAAAATTGAAAAATTAAAGGCATTGTTGCCGGAAGTCCAGGTCTATTTCTAG
- a CDS encoding BT0820 family HAD-type phosphatase, translated as MLNNKKIAVDFDGTIVDDAYPGIGKPKIFAFETLKRLQSEGYRLILWTYRHGKTLDEAVEFCKKNGVEFYAVNSSFEGEVFDPANQSRKLDADWFIDDRNIGGFPGWGEIYNIIQERIEFRVEGREVLAYSKLKKEKKKGLFW; from the coding sequence ATGTTAAATAATAAAAAGATTGCTGTTGACTTTGACGGGACTATTGTTGATGATGCTTATCCGGGAATCGGGAAGCCAAAGATCTTCGCTTTCGAAACCCTGAAAAGGTTACAGTCAGAAGGATACAGACTTATACTTTGGACATATAGACACGGAAAAACGTTAGATGAAGCAGTAGAATTCTGCAAAAAGAATGGGGTGGAATTTTATGCAGTGAACTCAAGTTTTGAAGGAGAAGTTTTTGATCCGGCCAATCAATCAAGAAAACTGGATGCAGACTGGTTTATTGATGACAGAAATATTGGAGGATTCCCTGGCTGGGGCGAAATCTACAATATCATTCAGGAAAGAATAGAATTCCGCGTTGAAGGAAGAGAAGTTTTGGCTTATTCAAAGCTTAAAAAAGAAAAGAAAAAAGGTCTTTTCTGGTAA